A single window of Arcobacter venerupis DNA harbors:
- a CDS encoding UvrD-helicase domain-containing protein encodes MILTKEQEEIINSDKLSFKINAVAGSGKTTTLLEYAKKNSHLKILYLAYNKSLQTSLQDKLKDYNLPFMHISTIHSLAYNKIEAYNYTLAHDLKNQIIENLLIKHELTINQKAYYPIPEYVALIKDLVNFYCNSSLIALDSKLIESYKKQSELGAKILELINKNETRVIEHLKTILSAMKNKIIDATHDFYLKMFYLNKKVSTNLPYDLILVDEAQDISDVMIGIVENQSCRRIYVGDSFQQIYTFRFATNALNKIDLPSYDLTQSFRFGDNFAKVLQNNLNSLYEINSSKPLKISGIEKTTLMGKNHIDFSKQFCVIARSTFGLIQQLVYFIHDKKKVYFEGGYNSYSFMNQTVYSIFYLKQKKNDKITIDEIKDFETISELEQFAKDTKNQDYLNIIKFINTYGDNIFEINKKIKEFLVTDKNQADIIFTTTHKSKGLEYEQVIMADDFISKKEIVNTKNKLSYLRVNEELNIYYVAATRAKDAVQLADLNLTYTYNENDETTTHVKSRFISKRADNKKSKELQEEWLKNNRANKINAF; translated from the coding sequence ATGATATTAACCAAAGAACAAGAAGAGATAATCAATAGCGATAAACTCTCATTTAAAATCAATGCCGTTGCTGGAAGTGGGAAAACAACAACACTACTTGAGTATGCGAAAAAAAATTCACATTTAAAGATTTTATATTTAGCATATAACAAATCTTTGCAAACTTCACTACAAGATAAACTCAAAGATTACAATTTGCCTTTTATGCATATAAGTACTATTCACTCATTAGCATATAATAAAATTGAAGCTTATAACTACACTCTTGCCCATGATTTAAAAAATCAAATTATAGAAAATTTGCTAATTAAACATGAACTTACAATAAATCAAAAAGCCTATTATCCTATTCCTGAATATGTAGCTTTGATAAAAGATTTAGTAAATTTTTATTGTAACTCTTCTTTAATCGCACTTGACTCAAAACTAATTGAGTCTTACAAAAAACAATCTGAACTAGGTGCAAAAATACTTGAACTAATAAATAAAAATGAAACAAGAGTAATTGAGCATCTAAAAACAATTTTAAGTGCCATGAAAAACAAAATCATAGATGCAACTCACGATTTTTATCTAAAGATGTTTTATCTAAATAAAAAAGTATCAACAAATCTGCCTTATGATTTGATTTTAGTTGATGAAGCTCAGGATATTAGTGATGTAATGATTGGAATTGTTGAAAATCAAAGTTGTAGACGAATTTATGTTGGAGATTCATTTCAACAAATTTATACCTTTAGATTTGCCACAAATGCCTTAAATAAAATAGATTTACCTTCTTATGATTTAACACAAAGTTTTAGATTTGGAGATAACTTTGCCAAGGTTTTACAAAATAATCTAAATAGTTTATATGAGATAAATTCCTCAAAACCTCTAAAAATTTCAGGAATAGAGAAAACCACTTTGATGGGAAAAAATCATATTGATTTTTCTAAACAGTTTTGTGTGATAGCTCGAAGTACTTTTGGATTAATCCAACAATTAGTCTATTTTATCCACGATAAAAAAAAGGTTTATTTTGAGGGTGGATATAACTCTTATTCATTTATGAACCAAACTGTTTATTCTATTTTTTATCTAAAACAGAAAAAAAATGACAAAATCACAATAGATGAAATAAAAGATTTTGAAACAATAAGTGAGCTTGAACAGTTTGCAAAAGATACAAAAAATCAAGATTATCTAAATATTATCAAGTTTATCAATACTTACGGAGATAATATTTTTGAGATAAACAAAAAAATAAAAGAATTTTTAGTAACTGATAAAAATCAAGCTGATATTATTTTTACAACTACCCATAAATCAAAGGGCTTGGAATATGAACAAGTAATAATGGCTGATGATTTTATCTCAAAAAAAGAGATAGTAAATACAAAAAATAAACTCTCATATCTAAGAGTAAATGAAGAGTTAAATATCTATTATGTAGCAGCAACAAGAGCCAAAGATGCCGTACAACTAGCTGATTTAAATCTAACATATACTTACAATGAAAATGATGAAACAACAACCCATGTAAAATCTAGATTTATAAGCAAACGAGCAGATAATAAAAAAAGTAAAGAACTGCAAGAAGAGTGGTTGAAAAATAATAGAGCGAATAAAATAAACGCATTTTAA
- a CDS encoding efflux RND transporter periplasmic adaptor subunit — MKKIFILILFMFQALFAEEIYATFDVVSEKESQLGLSTSGIVATLNVNVGDKITKGALLLSLNNSQERNEYETAKKQAEHSYKTYARYAKISDVIDKETMDNYIYDKDITQLNAQNKEIILRKTELRAPYDLVVTKKNIDLGAIVLASQTNLLDVISLDDVKLVLKFDEKYWQKVKIGQKFVYKVDGSEKTYEGKITKIYPKILNETRQMEAEVKATNLMPGLFGNGSIKAE, encoded by the coding sequence ATGAAAAAGATTTTTATACTTATATTATTTATGTTTCAAGCCTTATTTGCAGAAGAAATTTATGCAACATTTGATGTTGTTAGTGAAAAAGAATCACAACTTGGACTATCTACATCTGGAATTGTAGCAACATTAAATGTAAATGTTGGAGATAAGATTACAAAAGGAGCTTTACTTCTTTCTTTAAATAATTCACAAGAAAGAAATGAATACGAAACTGCAAAAAAACAAGCAGAACACTCTTATAAAACTTATGCAAGATATGCAAAAATATCTGATGTTATAGATAAAGAAACGATGGATAATTACATTTATGATAAAGACATTACTCAATTAAATGCACAAAATAAAGAGATAATTCTGAGAAAAACTGAATTAAGAGCGCCATATGATTTAGTTGTTACTAAAAAAAATATAGATTTAGGTGCTATTGTATTAGCTTCTCAAACAAATCTTTTAGATGTTATATCTTTAGATGATGTAAAACTTGTATTGAAATTTGATGAGAAATATTGGCAAAAAGTTAAAATTGGACAAAAATTTGTATATAAAGTTGATGGAAGTGAAAAAACATATGAAGGAAAAATCACAAAAATTTATCCAAAAATTTTAAATGAAACAAGACAAATGGAAGCTGAAGTAAAAGCTACAAATCTTATGCCAGGCCTTTTTGGTAATGGCTCAATTAAAGCAGAATAA
- a CDS encoding tetratricopeptide repeat protein codes for MKKIVLSLLVLVALVGTIFFVNKPATSNDLTQNNSEQNNSQQSATDSNNSEQTPPITSEQNSSEQTAPVQNIETNKGKPKLMGLKEKALKGDPKAQNDLGNMYANGSAIGQSDKEALKWFEQSANQGYAEAQYNLGTMYQNAIGVDQDLKKAAMYYRLAANQGHKEAKVNLEVLCQQDSTLCN; via the coding sequence ATGAAAAAAATAGTTTTAAGTTTATTAGTTTTAGTCGCTTTAGTAGGTACAATATTTTTTGTTAACAAACCTGCAACTTCAAATGATTTAACTCAAAATAATTCAGAACAAAACAATTCACAGCAAAGTGCTACAGATTCAAATAATTCTGAACAAACACCTCCAATTACTTCTGAACAAAATAGCTCAGAACAAACAGCTCCTGTTCAAAATATTGAAACAAATAAGGGGAAACCTAAGTTAATGGGTTTAAAAGAAAAAGCCCTAAAAGGTGATCCAAAAGCTCAAAATGACTTAGGTAATATGTACGCAAATGGTTCTGCGATAGGTCAATCTGATAAAGAAGCATTAAAATGGTTTGAACAATCAGCAAATCAAGGATATGCAGAAGCTCAATACAATCTTGGAACTATGTATCAAAATGCAATAGGCGTAGATCAAGATTTAAAAAAAGCTGCTATGTATTATCGATTAGCTGCTAATCAAGGACATAAAGAAGCTAAAGTTAATCTTGAAGTATTATGCCAACAAGACTCTACTTTATGTAACTAA
- a CDS encoding urease accessory protein UreF: MQKRTKLKSLSRFLQILDGTFPSGVFVHSFGLEPHIIKENVKDIDGLKIYLKNLIIDQYSKMEFVYIKKVFEALENNKLNLVKKLDNQYASYLTFEYAKASKNMGDNYFAQIKNLASKDIVKEYFQAIEEKKSESNEIIVLSALAYDLDIYMEDFIVMWTKKNLINIAATTLKISRIKPSQIQQMLFEFDEILEDLGFENIENKITNFNPLFEEIIFSHKNLEPKMFTT, encoded by the coding sequence ATGCAAAAAAGAACAAAACTAAAAAGCCTAAGCAGATTTTTACAAATACTTGATGGAACATTTCCCTCAGGTGTTTTTGTGCACTCTTTTGGACTTGAACCACATATTATAAAAGAGAATGTAAAAGATATAGATGGTTTAAAAATTTATCTAAAAAATCTAATCATTGACCAATACTCAAAAATGGAGTTCGTTTATATAAAAAAAGTTTTTGAAGCTTTAGAAAATAACAAACTAAATTTAGTAAAAAAACTTGATAACCAATATGCTTCATATCTTACTTTTGAGTATGCAAAAGCTTCTAAAAATATGGGAGATAACTATTTCGCTCAAATAAAAAATCTGGCTTCAAAAGATATTGTAAAAGAGTATTTTCAAGCCATAGAAGAAAAAAAATCTGAATCAAATGAGATAATAGTTTTAAGTGCTTTGGCTTATGATTTAGATATTTATATGGAAGATTTTATAGTGATGTGGACGAAAAAGAATCTAATAAATATAGCAGCAACAACACTTAAAATATCAAGAATAAAACCCTCACAAATACAACAAATGTTGTTTGAATTTGATGAGATTTTAGAAGATTTAGGATTTGAAAATATAGAGAATAAAATCACAAATTTTAATCCACTATTCGAGGAAATTATTTTTTCTCATAAAAATCTAGAACCAAAGATGTTTACAACATAA
- the ureG gene encoding urease accessory protein UreG: MALKIGIAGPVGSGKTSLIESITNILKDKYSLGIVTNDIYTTEDANYLKQHLDLDENRIIGVETGGCPHTAIRDDISMNQRAVIELEEKFNPDIVFVESGGDNLSATFSYELIDYYMYIIDVAQGADIPRKKGAGLLFSDLLVVNKIDLAPYVDVDLELMRSDVSNNRKNKPSVFISKKDKESLNQVVSWIEALI; the protein is encoded by the coding sequence ATGGCACTAAAAATAGGAATAGCAGGACCAGTTGGAAGTGGAAAAACTTCTTTGATTGAAAGCATAACAAATATCCTAAAAGACAAATACTCTTTAGGAATTGTAACAAATGATATTTATACAACAGAAGATGCAAACTATCTAAAACAGCACCTTGATTTGGATGAAAATAGAATCATTGGAGTTGAAACTGGAGGTTGTCCACATACTGCAATCAGAGATGATATTTCTATGAATCAACGAGCTGTAATTGAGCTTGAAGAGAAGTTTAATCCTGATATTGTTTTTGTGGAAAGTGGTGGAGATAATCTTAGTGCTACTTTTTCTTATGAGTTGATTGATTATTATATGTATATAATTGATGTGGCTCAAGGTGCTGATATTCCTCGAAAAAAAGGAGCTGGTTTACTATTTTCAGATTTGCTAGTGGTAAATAAAATAGATTTAGCACCATATGTGGATGTGGATTTAGAACTAATGAGAAGTGATGTATCAAATAATAGAAAAAATAAACCTTCTGTTTTTATCTCAAAAAAAGATAAAGAGAGTTTAAATCAAGTAGTTTCATGGATAGAGGCTTTAATATAA
- a CDS encoding TetR/AcrR family transcriptional regulator: MARIIDKDEKRCDIALSSIKLFCDKGIQQTSIDEIAKSAGVAKGTIYLYFKNKEEIIFTIWDLIVQQHDILFNQRINPNMSAKEKILEYYDFTQCLGDYDQEQILILFQQFISSLLIDKTNIYSEYFDNFFKLDYDFISTCLQEGVDKGEFFIDDIDTLSHTIIMLLKGSIVKSKASNMSFNDSQLMLTKYISYLLEHCTKEK; the protein is encoded by the coding sequence ATGGCAAGAATTATAGATAAAGATGAAAAAAGATGTGATATAGCACTATCATCAATAAAACTTTTTTGTGATAAGGGAATACAACAAACAAGTATTGATGAAATAGCTAAAAGTGCAGGAGTCGCAAAAGGAACAATATATCTCTATTTTAAAAATAAAGAAGAAATTATATTTACTATTTGGGATTTAATCGTACAACAACACGATATATTATTTAATCAAAGAATCAATCCAAACATGAGTGCAAAAGAGAAAATCCTAGAATATTATGATTTTACACAATGTTTAGGGGATTATGATCAAGAGCAAATACTTATTCTTTTCCAGCAATTTATTAGTTCATTACTTATTGATAAAACTAATATTTATTCAGAATATTTCGACAATTTTTTTAAATTAGATTATGATTTTATTTCTACGTGTTTACAAGAAGGTGTTGATAAAGGCGAATTTTTTATTGATGATATTGATACCTTATCACACACAATTATAATGCTTTTAAAAGGTTCAATTGTTAAATCAAAAGCTTCTAATATGAGTTTTAATGATTCCCAACTAATGCTAACTAAATATATAAGTTATTTACTAGAACATTGTACAAAGGAAAAATGA
- a CDS encoding TolC family protein encodes MKKSIILYFLPLFCFAGNLTELLNLAEQNKQVESSRYSLESTKEKEYATKSGYMPNLTLGANQTFNKDSNASTPDKSTTGSATLSFTIYDGGKREASFEQQQALIKSATFTLASVQNNISLDVIYNYYNYLSTLASKESTLKKMEQLESERYRLEKYLSVGTITVDELQKIVSSLEQTKVDLLTLDNSLNNISNTLEYLTGAEVSVEKGSSIVYNDSNIEEGKRLDILALEESVQSNKAEIKIAKAPNKPTITLQDTYSKYDFDYPLATESLDQQNSVQLSMEWKIFDFGSTNANAQAAYLNYLSKNSDLAYEKQKAKASLKSAQNSYKTSLAKIEAARAQLQASEMTYELIKKKFQQGIVDNVSYLDALSDKFNSNSQLQTALNEVEYQKAVLLYEMGENIKGAIQ; translated from the coding sequence ATGAAAAAATCAATAATTTTATACTTTTTGCCACTATTTTGTTTTGCAGGGAATTTAACAGAACTTTTAAATCTAGCAGAACAAAATAAACAAGTAGAATCTTCTCGTTATAGTTTAGAATCAACAAAAGAAAAAGAGTACGCAACAAAAAGTGGATATATGCCAAATCTAACTTTAGGCGCAAATCAAACTTTTAATAAAGATAGTAATGCCTCAACACCAGATAAAAGTACTACAGGATCAGCGACACTTTCATTTACTATTTATGATGGAGGAAAAAGAGAAGCATCTTTTGAACAACAACAAGCACTTATTAAATCTGCAACTTTTACTTTAGCTTCTGTGCAAAATAATATTTCATTAGATGTTATTTATAACTATTATAACTATTTAAGTACACTTGCTAGTAAAGAATCAACATTGAAAAAAATGGAACAACTTGAATCTGAACGTTATCGTTTAGAAAAATATTTATCAGTTGGCACAATTACTGTTGATGAATTACAAAAGATTGTTTCATCTCTTGAGCAAACAAAAGTTGATTTATTAACATTAGATAACTCATTAAACAACATTTCTAATACTTTGGAGTATTTAACAGGAGCAGAAGTTTCTGTCGAAAAAGGTTCTTCAATTGTTTATAATGATTCAAATATAGAAGAAGGAAAACGTCTTGATATATTAGCTCTTGAAGAGAGTGTACAAAGTAATAAAGCAGAAATAAAAATTGCAAAAGCACCTAATAAGCCAACAATTACACTTCAAGATACATATTCTAAATATGATTTTGATTATCCACTTGCAACAGAAAGTTTGGATCAACAAAATAGTGTTCAATTATCAATGGAATGGAAAATTTTTGATTTTGGTTCTACAAATGCTAATGCCCAAGCTGCATATTTAAACTATTTATCTAAAAATAGTGACTTAGCTTATGAAAAACAAAAAGCAAAAGCTAGTTTAAAAAGTGCACAAAATAGTTATAAAACTTCTTTGGCAAAAATTGAAGCAGCAAGAGCACAACTTCAAGCTTCAGAAATGACTTATGAATTAATTAAAAAGAAATTCCAACAAGGTATTGTGGATAATGTTAGTTATCTTGACGCACTTAGTGATAAATTTAATTCAAATTCTCAACTTCAAACAGCCCTAAATGAAGTTGAATATCAAAAAGCAGTATTGCTTTATGAAATGGGCGAAAATATTAAAGGAGCTATTCAATGA
- a CDS encoding response regulator: MFTPDFLKNQRVLFVEDEELAREKLAKLLSKLFKEVVLASNGLEGLNKFEKSKLTDEKIDLIISDINMPIMNGLDMLEKIREIDYFVPTIFTTARSESENILKAIDLNVSNYIIKPIDTTILIKKITEVCEKTFFETELQDKQKELQKYLDAVDSVAVIYKMDENGNILFANKSMLETSKYTLEEIKEIGFYGLIHPDIPKDYLEETWKTLKNDEPWTGNTKFLGKDNEAFYLKNTIFKQKTDSRIEYITIGFSTTKENNEKREFQKKVIKTIQEFNKKEFTYKKNIQELTDKLSQVESYIPRLEEELEEQKAKTANRQRQLDHYEMQMHNVDEKYYGTMTVKAKEAEEYARTLAMIKQEKNLLAEKFRDANGEIIATKKELALLMKTNEEKIKKIYDLTDVIKSLEAKIKELTE; the protein is encoded by the coding sequence ATGTTCACACCAGATTTTTTAAAAAACCAAAGAGTACTGTTTGTAGAAGATGAAGAGTTAGCTAGAGAAAAACTAGCTAAACTCTTAAGTAAACTATTTAAAGAAGTTGTATTAGCTTCAAATGGCCTTGAAGGTTTAAACAAATTTGAAAAATCTAAACTTACAGATGAAAAAATTGATTTAATCATCTCTGATATTAATATGCCAATTATGAATGGCCTTGATATGTTAGAAAAAATTAGAGAAATAGATTATTTTGTTCCTACAATTTTTACAACTGCCAGAAGTGAATCAGAAAATATATTAAAAGCTATTGATTTAAATGTAAGCAACTATATTATCAAACCTATTGATACAACAATTCTTATAAAAAAAATAACTGAAGTTTGTGAAAAAACTTTTTTTGAAACAGAACTTCAAGATAAACAAAAAGAACTTCAAAAATATTTAGATGCAGTTGATAGTGTAGCAGTGATTTATAAAATGGATGAAAATGGAAATATTTTATTCGCAAATAAAAGTATGTTAGAGACTTCAAAATATACACTAGAAGAGATAAAAGAGATAGGATTTTATGGTTTAATTCATCCAGATATTCCAAAAGATTATTTAGAAGAGACATGGAAAACTTTAAAAAATGATGAACCTTGGACAGGAAATACAAAGTTTCTTGGAAAAGACAATGAAGCTTTTTATCTGAAAAATACAATTTTCAAACAAAAAACTGATTCAAGAATAGAATATATAACAATTGGATTTTCAACAACAAAAGAGAATAATGAAAAAAGAGAATTTCAAAAAAAAGTTATAAAAACTATTCAAGAATTTAATAAAAAAGAGTTCACTTATAAAAAGAATATCCAAGAATTAACAGATAAACTCTCACAAGTAGAATCTTATATTCCAAGATTAGAAGAGGAATTAGAAGAACAAAAAGCAAAAACAGCAAATAGACAAAGACAATTAGACCACTATGAAATGCAAATGCACAATGTAGATGAGAAATATTATGGAACTATGACTGTAAAAGCAAAAGAAGCTGAAGAATATGCAAGAACACTTGCAATGATAAAACAAGAAAAAAATCTACTTGCAGAAAAATTTAGAGATGCCAATGGCGAAATAATCGCTACAAAAAAAGAGTTGGCTCTTTTAATGAAAACAAATGAAGAAAAAATTAAAAAGATTTATGACCTAACCGATGTTATAAAATCACTTGAAGCAAAAATCAAAGAGTTAACTGAATAA
- a CDS encoding HAMP domain-containing methyl-accepting chemotaxis protein: MSIRNKIVMAFLVLLMLSISSSVYVSYNISSMKSNVNELADVNFSGITFLLEADRDSYQSNVALIQIMNLDDNEKINKLITKGVNDNVLQVFQRYEKFKARLADKLSANKDKFDEFEKYYALTKANTEKIVSFVNSKNITEAKSFYFTTYLKDYESMRDLIDFFTEETYKIIDSNKKDTSDLIEVSLTVFLVIALLTIFITILFSYLLGKNINSSIKKLQDGLLGFFAFLNKETKDVAMLDTSSNDEISKISEVVNFNIDKTKKSISEDEHLIADVKKVVEVVKTGNLSTKVNANTQNESLEELKVIFNEMLKVIAQKVSTDINKIEGALTHFQNMNFAYRIPDATGQTAIGLNSLAKVISDMLVLNKTNGLSLQDSADYLLTNVDKLSRASTQAAASIEETAAALEEITSNMSSNTQNVMQMVTYANELTNSANEGQKLASETTVSMDEINTQVNAINEAITVIDQIAFQTNILSLNAAVEAATAGEAGKGFAVVAAEVRNLASRSAEAAKEIKTLVENATGKANNGKKIADKMILGYGGLTENISKTMQLIKSVEVVIKEQQQGIAQINNAINSLDQQTQANAIVASQTKDIANETQSIASIIVADANEKEFEGKHEVKAKKSNNTKAVEIKQTTTPKVQAKKVESHSTPKVEVKKTVTSNVKDNDEWESF; encoded by the coding sequence ATGAGTATAAGAAATAAAATTGTTATGGCATTTTTGGTATTGTTGATGTTATCAATATCATCAAGTGTTTATGTTTCGTATAATATATCAAGTATGAAATCAAATGTTAATGAGCTTGCAGATGTGAATTTCTCTGGAATTACATTTTTACTCGAAGCTGATAGGGATTCATATCAGTCAAATGTGGCATTAATTCAGATTATGAATTTAGATGATAACGAAAAAATAAATAAGTTAATTACTAAAGGTGTAAATGATAATGTATTACAAGTTTTTCAAAGATATGAGAAATTTAAAGCAAGATTAGCTGATAAATTATCTGCTAATAAAGATAAATTTGATGAATTTGAAAAATACTATGCATTAACAAAAGCTAACACAGAAAAGATTGTGAGTTTCGTAAATAGTAAAAATATTACTGAAGCAAAAAGTTTTTATTTTACTACTTATCTTAAAGATTATGAATCTATGAGAGATTTAATTGATTTCTTTACAGAAGAAACTTATAAAATTATTGATTCAAATAAAAAAGATACAAGTGATTTAATTGAAGTTTCTTTAACTGTATTTTTAGTAATTGCATTATTAACAATTTTTATAACGATTTTATTTTCATATTTATTAGGTAAAAATATTAATAGTTCTATTAAAAAATTACAAGATGGACTTTTAGGATTTTTTGCTTTCTTAAATAAAGAAACAAAAGATGTAGCAATGCTTGATACAAGTTCAAATGATGAAATTAGTAAAATTTCAGAAGTTGTAAACTTTAATATTGATAAAACAAAAAAATCTATAAGTGAAGATGAACATTTAATTGCAGATGTTAAAAAAGTAGTTGAAGTTGTTAAAACTGGTAATTTAAGTACTAAAGTAAATGCAAATACACAAAATGAATCTCTTGAAGAGTTAAAAGTAATTTTTAATGAAATGTTAAAAGTTATAGCCCAAAAAGTTTCAACTGATATAAACAAAATTGAAGGTGCTTTAACTCACTTCCAAAATATGAATTTTGCTTATAGAATTCCTGATGCAACAGGTCAAACAGCTATTGGATTAAACTCTTTAGCAAAAGTTATAAGTGATATGTTGGTTTTAAATAAAACAAATGGATTATCACTACAAGATAGTGCAGATTATCTTTTAACAAATGTTGATAAATTAAGTAGAGCATCAACACAAGCAGCAGCTAGTATTGAAGAAACAGCGGCAGCTTTAGAAGAAATAACAAGTAACATGTCAAGCAATACGCAAAATGTAATGCAAATGGTTACTTATGCAAATGAACTTACTAATTCTGCAAATGAAGGACAAAAACTTGCAAGTGAAACAACAGTTTCAATGGATGAGATAAATACACAAGTTAATGCAATAAATGAAGCAATAACAGTAATTGACCAAATTGCATTCCAAACAAATATTCTCTCATTAAATGCAGCCGTAGAAGCAGCAACAGCAGGAGAAGCTGGAAAAGGATTTGCGGTAGTTGCAGCAGAAGTAAGAAATCTTGCAAGTAGAAGTGCAGAAGCAGCAAAAGAGATAAAAACATTAGTAGAAAATGCAACAGGAAAAGCAAATAATGGTAAAAAAATTGCTGATAAAATGATTCTAGGATATGGTGGATTAACTGAAAATATTTCTAAAACAATGCAATTAATTAAAAGTGTAGAGGTTGTTATTAAAGAACAACAACAAGGAATTGCCCAAATTAATAATGCGATTAATTCATTAGACCAACAAACACAAGCAAATGCAATAGTTGCTAGTCAAACAAAAGATATAGCAAATGAAACACAAAGTATTGCTTCAATTATTGTTGCTGATGCAAATGAAAAAGAGTTTGAAGGTAAACATGAGGTTAAAGCAAAAAAATCTAATAATACAAAAGCAGTTGAAATAAAACAAACTACAACTCCAAAAGTTCAAGCTAAGAAAGTTGAATCACATAGCACTCCAAAAGTTGAAGTTAAAAAAACAGTAACTTCAAATGTAAAAGATAATGACGAGTGGGAGAGTTTTTAA